One genomic segment of Erysipelotrichaceae bacterium 66202529 includes these proteins:
- the thiM gene encoding hydroxyethylthiazole kinase, giving the protein MNEKLWNLRKQLQYSHNLIHCITNPISINDCANAVLALGAKPIMAQHPMECEQVTAVSSALALNLGNFEDTRCIAMQKSLICANEHEIPVILDLVGVGCSELRKRYALELLRKGSFSIIKGNLSELKTISGRDSHALGIDTGEEDQELPIHSAKWLMQLARTYSCCVLCSGETDIISDGSQIYFVENGDPMMTLCTGTGCMLNVIAAAYLSVADTPLAAALAACVTFELAAEHSISIAEGPGSFHASLFDSLYNLKKQDFAEARLRRYV; this is encoded by the coding sequence ATGAACGAGAAGCTCTGGAACCTGAGAAAACAGTTGCAATACAGTCATAACCTGATTCATTGCATCACCAATCCAATCAGCATAAATGATTGTGCAAATGCTGTACTCGCCCTGGGAGCTAAGCCAATCATGGCGCAGCATCCAATGGAGTGTGAGCAGGTGACCGCAGTCAGCAGTGCACTTGCATTGAATTTGGGGAATTTTGAGGATACACGTTGTATTGCTATGCAAAAAAGTCTTATCTGTGCGAATGAACATGAAATTCCTGTTATTCTGGATTTGGTCGGCGTCGGCTGCAGCGAATTAAGGAAAAGATATGCATTGGAGCTTTTAAGGAAAGGGAGCTTTTCCATAATCAAAGGAAATCTTTCAGAGCTAAAGACAATCAGCGGTCGCGACAGTCATGCGTTGGGAATAGATACCGGAGAGGAAGACCAGGAGCTCCCCATTCACAGTGCAAAGTGGCTGATGCAGCTTGCACGAACATACAGCTGTTGTGTATTATGCAGTGGTGAAACTGATATCATATCTGATGGAAGCCAGATATATTTTGTTGAGAACGGTGATCCTATGATGACACTTTGTACTGGAACAGGCTGTATGCTGAATGTGATAGCAGCTGCATATCTGTCTGTTGCGGATACACCGCTTGCTGCAGCTCTGGCGGCATGTGTAACATTTGAACTTGCGGCAGAGCACAGTATTTCGATTGCTGAAGGGCCGGGGAGCTTTCATGCATCGCTGTTTGACAGCTTATATAACTTGAAGAAGCAAGATTTTGCAGAAGCAAGGTTAAGACGGTATGTGTAA
- the thiE gene encoding thiamine phosphate synthase, with protein sequence MKFDLTLYLISDSTGLTEDEFLRRLEQALQGGVTLLQIREKNRTTLEYYELAKKVKKLTDAYQIPLIIDDRVDIALAVDAQGVHVGAEDMPVREARRLMGPDKIIGATAKRVETAMQAEADGADYLGVGAIYPTTTKVKTVITSVETLQDICQHVSIPVGAIGGLHAENCDILKGTGIQGICVVSAIMKQKDPRTAAKVLKEKALAIRK encoded by the coding sequence ATGAAATTCGATTTGACCTTATATCTGATAAGCGATTCAACAGGCCTGACAGAGGATGAATTTTTAAGAAGACTTGAACAGGCATTACAGGGTGGTGTGACGCTGCTGCAGATAAGAGAGAAGAACAGAACAACACTGGAATACTATGAACTGGCGAAGAAGGTAAAAAAGCTAACGGATGCCTATCAGATACCGCTCATTATTGATGACCGCGTAGACATCGCGCTCGCAGTTGATGCACAGGGTGTTCATGTCGGTGCTGAGGATATGCCGGTGAGGGAAGCACGCAGATTGATGGGACCGGATAAAATAATAGGTGCAACAGCTAAACGGGTAGAAACTGCTATGCAGGCGGAAGCAGATGGTGCGGATTACCTTGGTGTTGGAGCCATTTATCCGACGACGACAAAGGTAAAAACAGTCATTACAAGTGTAGAAACTCTTCAGGATATCTGTCAGCATGTTTCAATACCTGTTGGAGCAATCGGTGGTTTACATGCAGAGAATTGTGATATTCTCAAAGGGACAGGTATTCAGGGAATCTGTGTGGTATCTGCCATTATGAAGCAAAAGGATCCGCGTACAGCTGCTAAGGTATTAAAGGAAAAAGCATTAGCAATACGGAAATAG
- a CDS encoding response regulator: protein MGKRKILLCDDELSYAEEIKKMIIDLYPDAFDIQTATDQSFDINKQYDVYFLDIDMPSISGFDLAIEVHKYHPEALLVFLTSHEELSMDGYQYRAFRFISKLRLEAMLPRTLKELKEYFNQFDQIINVKDVNDLTVAIHIKDITCLIAKGNYMDFNTESGVFSKRMKVKEFLKDTHSEIFVPVERGVLVNMRHVKKYDYKTGELFIQDGMHLKVTKKYKEEFLKQYVKRGIYSS from the coding sequence ATGGGGAAAAGAAAAATATTATTATGCGATGATGAATTATCATATGCAGAGGAAATAAAGAAAATGATAATTGATCTTTATCCGGATGCATTTGATATACAGACAGCGACTGATCAAAGCTTTGATATAAATAAACAATATGATGTATATTTCTTAGATATTGATATGCCAAGCATTTCAGGCTTTGATTTAGCGATTGAAGTTCATAAATATCATCCAGAAGCATTACTTGTTTTTCTGACTTCACACGAGGAGCTTTCTATGGACGGCTATCAGTATCGGGCGTTTCGTTTCATAAGTAAGCTACGCCTGGAGGCTATGCTTCCAAGAACCTTGAAGGAATTAAAAGAGTATTTTAACCAATTTGATCAAATCATAAATGTAAAAGATGTAAATGATTTAACCGTAGCCATCCATATTAAGGATATTACCTGTCTAATAGCGAAAGGAAACTATATGGATTTCAATACAGAGAGCGGCGTTTTTAGTAAAAGGATGAAAGTGAAGGAATTTTTAAAAGATACACATAGTGAAATATTCGTGCCTGTTGAACGCGGTGTTCTAGTGAATATGCGTCATGTAAAAAAATACGATTACAAAACAGGTGAATTGTTTATTCAAGATGGTATGCACTTAAAAGTGACTAAAAAATATAAAGAAGAATTTTTAAAGCAGTATGTGAAAAGAGGGATTTATAGCTCTTAG
- a CDS encoding GHKL domain-containing protein: MEYIDAFLIMTILKSVFSYFFLYKIMELKIHNKTKAQTSCFLVFLIFIFIGNLAFFAFVSWEDEFGTVRYCPDIVEDIIMMLIIMALFHSNIWKKIYYIVFGYVLVMFVDLLKSLFDNIFLQYIVHHISTSNQVAIMFLLEILILSIIYILLRKRNKTQYTIDDKDWPLFAVLAIIVCAYFYYIKNVVPYIDPENSIMYVSIDYIQLGFMVGIFFLFSRYHIILGKKGQELLKTQLKLQSEQFQLKLRDQLTAANAENRKLRHDLKHHFIVLQRKIKEDPEYALHYVKQLSDHVEIVSYADTKNEILNYILNTKAATAHQMNIPFEYKIGDPLTFINDFDLISILGNALDNAIEAQQFVKEAWIHMEITKYEDTVHIKVENACDCTKIKWVDGMLSTVKKDKDEHGYGLKNIKELCEKYNGILDISTEQSVFQLTMSFLKI, from the coding sequence ATGGAATATATTGATGCATTTTTGATTATGACGATTTTGAAATCTGTATTTTCTTATTTCTTTCTATATAAGATTATGGAGTTGAAAATACATAATAAAACAAAAGCGCAGACATCTTGTTTTCTAGTATTCCTTATTTTCATATTTATAGGTAATCTCGCTTTTTTTGCCTTTGTATCTTGGGAGGATGAATTTGGCACTGTCAGGTACTGTCCGGATATTGTAGAAGATATTATTATGATGTTGATAATAATGGCATTATTTCATTCGAATATTTGGAAAAAAATATACTATATTGTTTTTGGATATGTATTAGTCATGTTCGTTGATTTATTAAAATCTTTATTTGATAACATATTTCTTCAATATATTGTGCATCATATCTCCACATCAAATCAAGTTGCAATCATGTTCTTACTGGAAATTTTAATATTATCTATAATTTATATTCTATTGAGAAAAAGAAATAAAACACAATATACAATAGACGATAAGGACTGGCCTTTATTTGCCGTACTAGCCATTATCGTATGTGCCTATTTCTATTATATTAAAAACGTTGTACCTTATATTGATCCGGAAAACAGCATCATGTATGTTTCCATAGATTACATACAACTAGGCTTTATGGTTGGAATATTCTTTCTGTTTAGTAGATATCATATCATCTTGGGGAAAAAGGGGCAGGAGCTCTTAAAAACACAGTTAAAGCTTCAAAGTGAACAATTTCAATTAAAACTAAGAGATCAGCTAACAGCCGCCAATGCAGAAAACAGGAAGCTTCGTCATGATTTGAAGCATCATTTTATCGTTCTTCAGAGAAAAATAAAAGAGGATCCTGAATATGCATTACATTATGTCAAGCAGTTGAGCGATCATGTGGAAATTGTATCCTATGCCGATACAAAGAATGAAATTCTTAATTATATATTGAATACAAAAGCTGCAACAGCGCATCAGATGAACATACCATTTGAATATAAGATAGGTGATCCATTAACCTTTATCAATGACTTTGACCTTATATCTATCCTGGGAAATGCTTTGGATAATGCAATCGAAGCACAGCAATTTGTAAAGGAAGCGTGGATTCATATGGAAATCACAAAATATGAGGATACGGTTCATATAAAGGTCGAAAACGCATGCGACTGCACAAAAATTAAATGGGTTGACGGTATGTTATCAACAGTAAAAAAAGATAAGGATGAGCATGGTTACGGATTAAAAAATATCAAGGAATTGTGCGAAAAATACAATGGTATACTGGATATCAGTACAGAGCAATCTGTTTTCCAGCTAACAATGTCATTTCTGAAAATTTAA
- a CDS encoding DUF2812 domain-containing protein: MVEQDVIKEETVSFLMIQYRKVLEYLQQMAEDNWRLKKVKNTSMYFERGYKVRYSYCMIPVELFNREIQIKARQQDWRQIGTWKHLLIFGKEEQNAMPIIEEDILHQYIKNTRYRKYDLYIVLSCFLVSIGLLALALYFVLHAGSFIKYFFITLLWGGLSIYHLWVLLHVCHFLWKLEHIEKQSIDEAKFTMRAIHENMMLGVIASVLILIVG, from the coding sequence ATGGTGGAGCAAGATGTTATAAAAGAAGAGACCGTAAGCTTTCTGATGATTCAATACAGGAAGGTACTTGAATATCTACAGCAAATGGCGGAGGATAATTGGCGGTTAAAAAAAGTAAAAAACACATCCATGTATTTTGAACGAGGCTATAAGGTTCGCTATTCGTATTGTATGATACCTGTTGAATTATTTAATAGAGAAATCCAGATCAAAGCCAGGCAGCAGGATTGGAGACAGATCGGTACATGGAAGCATCTGTTGATATTCGGTAAAGAGGAACAGAATGCAATGCCAATCATTGAAGAAGATATATTACATCAGTATATAAAAAACACAAGGTATCGGAAATATGACCTTTATATTGTACTCAGCTGTTTTCTCGTATCCATCGGATTATTGGCACTCGCTTTATATTTCGTATTGCATGCAGGCTCATTTATTAAATACTTCTTTATCACTCTGCTGTGGGGAGGCTTATCTATTTACCATTTGTGGGTGTTACTCCATGTCTGCCATTTTTTATGGAAACTGGAACATATTGAAAAGCAAAGTATTGATGAGGCTAAGTTTACTATGAGAGCCATTCATGAAAATATGATGTTAGGGGTTATTGCATCTGTTTTGATTCTCATTGTTGGCTGA
- a CDS encoding putative manganese-dependent inorganic diphosphatase, which translates to MLNKEKIYITGHRHPDTDSIASAIAYAKLKQRQGYNAVACRLGPLNAETEYLLDRFHMELPMLFEDARATLDEIDIDGPLAISPQTTIMETLELMNEQNKQSYGVINAQGKLMGMVTKSDLATVGLGDTAVAIQLLQETPPEYIAKTVSGKMVYTDRNYHFNGKTSVIAIAETKLNNYELQDRLVIVGNDSEAQEAAIRKGAGILVAVWTERIEERVIALAKEYHCPIILSGHGTMNTSRYLFFSPPVKLLMKTDLVSFNKNEFVDEVGKKMLKSRYRSYPVIDDENHLIGYVSRYHILNQHNKKVILVDHNEYAQSVKSIEKADLLEVVDHHRVCDISTNRPISFRNEIIGSTASIITSIYLENQMSIPKDIAGLLLGAILSDTLKFKSPTTTAKDKGLAKMLAETAELDIDTFAKEMFKVSSNISNKTPRELLNQDIKKFEIDGRTVMISQVIAYQVSEAKEIEEILQTEMERFAQEKGLDLLVVAFTSILENGSVFYSAGEISDVVAEAFPNHFEEEHSFQEDILSRKNQIVPLLSRAIINSVH; encoded by the coding sequence ATGCTGAACAAGGAAAAAATTTATATTACAGGGCACAGACACCCGGATACAGACTCTATCGCATCCGCTATTGCCTATGCAAAGCTGAAACAACGTCAGGGATATAATGCTGTCGCATGCCGTCTTGGACCACTTAATGCCGAAACGGAATATCTGCTTGACCGCTTTCATATGGAACTGCCTATGCTGTTTGAGGATGCCCGTGCCACGCTGGATGAAATTGATATCGACGGCCCGCTGGCTATCAGTCCGCAGACAACGATTATGGAAACGCTGGAACTGATGAATGAACAAAACAAGCAGTCCTATGGCGTAATCAATGCACAGGGAAAGCTGATGGGAATGGTAACGAAATCAGATCTTGCTACAGTTGGTCTTGGTGATACTGCGGTCGCTATTCAGCTTTTGCAGGAAACACCACCCGAATATATCGCAAAAACAGTAAGCGGTAAAATGGTGTATACAGACAGGAACTATCACTTTAATGGGAAAACCAGTGTTATCGCGATTGCAGAAACAAAGCTGAACAACTATGAGCTGCAGGATCGGCTTGTCATTGTAGGGAATGACTCAGAAGCACAGGAAGCGGCAATCCGTAAGGGTGCGGGTATCCTTGTTGCTGTATGGACAGAGCGTATTGAAGAACGTGTCATTGCGCTTGCGAAGGAATATCACTGTCCTATTATTCTATCTGGACATGGGACGATGAATACCTCGCGTTATCTTTTCTTTTCACCTCCGGTCAAGCTGCTTATGAAAACGGATCTGGTCAGCTTCAATAAAAATGAATTTGTCGATGAGGTAGGAAAGAAAATGCTGAAATCAAGATATCGCAGTTATCCTGTGATTGATGATGAAAATCATCTGATTGGCTATGTATCACGATATCACATTTTGAATCAGCACAATAAGAAAGTGATACTGGTGGATCATAATGAATATGCACAATCTGTGAAAAGCATAGAAAAAGCAGATCTTCTTGAGGTTGTGGATCACCACCGTGTCTGTGATATTTCCACAAATCGTCCGATATCCTTCCGTAATGAAATTATCGGCAGCACAGCTTCCATTATCACATCCATTTATCTGGAAAACCAGATGAGCATACCTAAGGATATAGCCGGTCTGCTTCTGGGTGCAATCTTATCTGATACACTGAAGTTTAAATCACCGACAACTACTGCGAAGGATAAGGGACTTGCGAAAATGCTGGCAGAAACGGCAGAGCTGGATATTGATACATTTGCCAAGGAAATGTTTAAGGTCAGCTCCAATATCAGCAATAAAACACCGCGGGAGCTGTTGAATCAGGATATTAAGAAATTTGAAATAGATGGCAGAACAGTAATGATTTCACAGGTCATCGCCTACCAGGTGAGTGAAGCTAAGGAAATCGAGGAGATTCTGCAGACAGAAATGGAAAGGTTTGCACAGGAAAAAGGGCTTGATCTTCTTGTAGTTGCCTTTACAAGTATTTTAGAAAACGGCTCCGTATTTTATTCCGCAGGAGAGATATCGGATGTAGTAGCTGAAGCATTTCCCAATCATTTTGAAGAAGAGCACAGCTTTCAGGAGGATATACTGTCAAGAAAAAATCAAATTGTACCACTGCTTTCCAGAGCCATCATCAACTCCGTACACTAA
- a CDS encoding DUF885 family protein codes for MKTLKRLTVLTLSAVMALSIGGCSKKDNKEEQKKFDEFMKQEFVESMEQSYPNTHIILENPKNYGVDTSKTKIQIDKEMTEATFKENKELTDKSEKAFEEFDRDALTDEQKDTYDIYKYMLDYTLKMNDSKFEHMSMPLESMTGMHTQLPTMFSDWTLRNEQDVKDVIELMKSVKPYMDSILDYTKKQEENGTLMLDIKSVKEYCEKVVKEDVNSSVLTGLNESIDNLKLGDEKTKQYKADLKKAFQEYFLPAYSDIIKAMDDLDSSKNNTMGLSHMKNGKAYYELLFQQATGTDKSVEEIKKELTSMSRSSLLGAQAVISKNKKAYDSYVNGEIKTKYKDFESMLKDLDTDIKDDFPSVGKLDYQIKPIGEDLASGGVAAYFNIPALDGTTPKQIRVNMLKDALDVQALETFSTVAHEGIPGHMYQIAYAYKNVKDPWRNSLANYLGYTEGYATYVELYALKYLNGVSEDAVKLQQNMVVYQDCLVALADIGIHYEGWTEQETQSFLEENGLGITDISAFYNQIQANPTAFISYYVGYVQLANLKTDAQDELKDKFNDKDFHEAILKSGSAPFSVVEKNVKAYIEAAK; via the coding sequence ATGAAAACGTTAAAAAGACTCACCGTTCTTACGTTATCCGCAGTGATGGCGCTATCCATCGGCGGCTGCTCTAAAAAGGACAACAAGGAAGAACAGAAAAAGTTTGATGAGTTCATGAAGCAGGAATTTGTCGAATCTATGGAACAAAGCTATCCAAATACGCATATTATTCTGGAGAATCCCAAAAATTACGGAGTAGATACAAGCAAAACTAAGATTCAAATTGATAAAGAAATGACAGAAGCCACCTTTAAGGAAAACAAGGAGCTTACGGATAAATCCGAAAAGGCTTTTGAGGAATTTGACCGTGATGCATTAACAGATGAGCAGAAGGATACATATGACATTTATAAGTATATGCTCGATTATACTTTGAAAATGAATGATTCCAAATTTGAGCATATGTCCATGCCGCTGGAATCCATGACAGGAATGCATACACAGCTTCCTACGATGTTCTCTGACTGGACACTGCGTAATGAGCAGGATGTAAAGGATGTCATTGAACTCATGAAATCCGTAAAACCGTATATGGATAGTATTCTTGATTATACAAAGAAACAGGAAGAAAACGGCACCCTGATGCTGGATATCAAATCCGTAAAGGAATATTGTGAAAAGGTTGTTAAGGAAGATGTGAACAGCAGTGTGCTTACCGGCCTCAATGAAAGTATCGACAACCTGAAGCTGGGTGATGAAAAAACAAAACAGTATAAAGCTGATTTGAAGAAGGCTTTTCAGGAATACTTCCTGCCAGCTTACAGCGATATAATAAAAGCAATGGATGATCTTGATTCCTCGAAGAACAATACGATGGGTCTTTCTCATATGAAAAATGGTAAGGCATATTATGAGCTGCTGTTTCAGCAGGCTACTGGTACGGACAAATCCGTTGAAGAAATCAAAAAGGAACTGACAAGCATGTCGAGGTCTTCTCTGTTAGGTGCACAGGCTGTTATTTCAAAAAATAAGAAAGCGTATGATTCTTATGTTAACGGCGAGATCAAAACAAAATACAAGGATTTTGAAAGCATGCTGAAGGATCTTGATACTGATATCAAGGATGATTTCCCTTCTGTAGGAAAATTGGATTATCAGATCAAGCCAATCGGTGAGGATCTTGCATCAGGCGGTGTTGCCGCTTACTTCAATATTCCTGCTCTGGATGGTACGACTCCGAAGCAGATTCGTGTAAACATGTTAAAGGATGCACTGGATGTTCAGGCGTTGGAAACCTTCTCAACCGTAGCACATGAAGGAATTCCGGGACATATGTATCAGATTGCATATGCGTATAAGAATGTAAAGGATCCATGGAGAAACAGCCTGGCAAATTACCTCGGTTATACGGAGGGATATGCTACCTATGTGGAATTATACGCCCTGAAATATCTCAACGGAGTGTCCGAAGATGCGGTAAAGCTGCAGCAGAATATGGTTGTATATCAGGATTGCCTGGTTGCCCTTGCGGATATCGGTATTCATTATGAAGGATGGACTGAGCAGGAAACACAGAGCTTCCTTGAAGAGAATGGACTCGGAATTACAGATATCAGCGCCTTCTACAATCAGATACAGGCAAATCCGACAGCATTTATTTCCTATTATGTAGGCTATGTACAGCTTGCTAATCTGAAAACGGATGCACAGGATGAATTAAAGGATAAGTTTAATGACAAGGATTTCCATGAAGCGATTCTGAAAAGTGGTTCTGCGCCGTTCAGTGTTGTTGAAAAAAATGTAAAGGCCTATATCGAGGCTGCCAAATAA